In Vampirovibrio chlorellavorus, one DNA window encodes the following:
- a CDS encoding RelA/SpoT family protein, producing the protein MQNPQPGILKEDELFAQLLDILRAQERPESDLQRVTDAFEYARRMHEGQYRKNMENYIVHPVNVAIILAGIPVDTATVMAALLHDVVEDTASKPEDIEQRFGEEVLKLVVGVTKLGKFEFASKEDAHAENFRKMFLAMADDVRVIMLKLADRLHNMQTLEHMKPEKQIKKATETIEIFAPLANRLGMGKIRAELEDLSLKYLDPDRYVEIESEIADTTDERANTILLVIEKIKDQLSAMGIEAKIYGRVKNYYSIYKKMLTQEKKVQEIYDISAVRVIVNCERECYEVLGVIHHAFTPIPGRFKDYIAMPKSNLYQSLHTTVIGPYGRPLEVQIRTWDMHRIAEYGIAAHWKYKEVGTSEASQSGEEQQMSWLRQMVELKEDAGDAKEYVDSVKLDLFRDEVFVFTPKGRVVVLPRGSTPVDFAYRIHTEVGNTCTGAKVNGRIVPLNNALKNGDIIEIITGKKSTPRLDWINFVQTQTAKSRIRQWHKKHYREEHVEQGRKLLEAELTRAVVDEALRGGKLAKIAEELNYTSLDDLLAALGYGEVNLNRVTNRLKKGPSTDFDPMLHSFASRKERPLVKSGQDIQGLEGMMYQNAKCCNPLPGEGIIGVVTRSRGVMIHRDDCDNLAHSNPNRRMYVSWEGENQTKHSVKLDIQVIDRVGVLKDILTKIADCNANLSNTKVKILPDHTASIELTLDVESLKHLDRVRDAICQINDVIGVRRQRGRGPTLGAKKPENGSAESL; encoded by the coding sequence GTGCAGAACCCACAACCCGGCATCCTGAAGGAAGATGAACTGTTTGCGCAGTTACTGGACATTTTGCGTGCCCAGGAACGCCCGGAAAGTGATCTGCAGCGGGTTACCGACGCCTTTGAGTACGCCCGCCGCATGCACGAGGGCCAGTACCGCAAGAACATGGAGAACTACATTGTTCACCCGGTGAATGTGGCCATTATTCTGGCGGGCATTCCGGTGGATACGGCCACGGTAATGGCGGCCCTGCTGCACGACGTGGTGGAAGACACCGCCAGCAAGCCGGAAGACATTGAGCAGCGCTTTGGGGAAGAGGTGCTGAAGCTGGTGGTGGGCGTCACCAAGCTGGGCAAGTTTGAATTCGCCTCCAAAGAGGACGCCCACGCTGAGAACTTCCGCAAAATGTTTTTAGCCATGGCCGATGACGTGCGGGTCATCATGCTGAAGCTGGCCGATCGCTTGCATAACATGCAAACACTCGAACACATGAAGCCGGAGAAGCAAATCAAAAAGGCCACGGAGACCATTGAGATCTTCGCCCCGCTGGCCAACCGCCTGGGGATGGGTAAAATCCGGGCGGAACTGGAAGATCTTTCCCTGAAGTATCTCGATCCGGATCGCTACGTGGAAATTGAAAGCGAGATTGCCGACACCACCGATGAGCGGGCCAACACCATCTTGCTGGTGATTGAGAAGATCAAGGACCAACTCAGTGCCATGGGCATTGAGGCCAAAATTTACGGGCGGGTTAAAAACTACTACAGCATCTACAAAAAAATGCTGACCCAAGAGAAAAAAGTACAGGAAATTTACGATATTAGTGCGGTTCGGGTCATCGTCAATTGCGAGCGGGAATGCTACGAGGTGTTAGGGGTTATTCACCACGCCTTTACCCCCATTCCGGGCCGTTTTAAAGATTACATCGCCATGCCCAAGAGCAACCTGTATCAATCCTTGCACACCACCGTCATCGGGCCTTACGGGCGCCCCTTGGAAGTGCAGATTCGCACCTGGGATATGCACCGCATCGCCGAGTACGGGATTGCCGCCCACTGGAAATACAAGGAAGTGGGCACTTCTGAGGCCAGCCAAAGTGGCGAGGAACAGCAGATGTCCTGGCTGCGGCAAATGGTGGAACTCAAAGAGGACGCCGGAGACGCCAAGGAGTACGTGGATTCGGTCAAGCTGGACCTGTTCCGGGATGAAGTCTTCGTCTTCACCCCCAAGGGGCGGGTGGTGGTTCTGCCTCGGGGCTCAACGCCCGTGGATTTCGCCTACCGCATCCACACGGAGGTGGGCAACACCTGCACCGGGGCCAAGGTCAACGGGCGCATTGTGCCCCTGAACAACGCCCTCAAAAATGGCGATATCATCGAGATTATCACCGGCAAGAAAAGCACGCCCCGGCTGGACTGGATTAACTTCGTGCAGACCCAGACGGCCAAGTCCCGCATTCGGCAATGGCACAAAAAGCACTACCGGGAAGAGCATGTGGAACAGGGCCGTAAGCTGCTGGAAGCGGAACTGACCCGGGCGGTGGTGGATGAGGCCTTGCGGGGCGGCAAACTGGCCAAGATCGCCGAGGAGCTGAACTATACCAGCCTGGATGACTTATTGGCCGCCCTGGGCTACGGGGAGGTCAACCTGAACCGGGTCACCAACCGACTGAAAAAAGGCCCCAGCACCGATTTTGATCCGATGCTGCACAGCTTTGCCTCCCGCAAGGAACGCCCTTTGGTCAAAAGCGGACAGGACATTCAAGGGCTGGAAGGCATGATGTATCAGAACGCCAAATGCTGCAACCCGCTGCCGGGCGAGGGTATTATCGGCGTGGTGACCCGTTCCCGTGGGGTCATGATCCACCGGGATGATTGCGATAATCTGGCCCACTCCAACCCCAACCGGCGCATGTACGTGAGTTGGGAAGGCGAGAACCAGACCAAGCATTCCGTGAAGCTGGACATTCAGGTCATTGATCGGGTTGGGGTGCTGAAGGATATTTTGACCAAAATCGCCGACTGCAACGCCAACCTGTCCAATACCAAGGTGAAAATTTTACCGGATCACACAGCATCCATTGAATTGACATTGGATGTGGAGAGCCTGAAGCATCTGGACCGGGTGCGGGATGCCATTTGCCAGATCAACGATGTGATTGGGGTACGCCGTCAGCGGGGACGAGGGCCGACGCTTGGTGCCAAGAAACCAGAGAACGGCAGCGCAGAGTCTCTGTAG
- the purH gene encoding bifunctional phosphoribosylaminoimidazolecarboxamide formyltransferase/IMP cyclohydrolase, whose translation MKPELQPVFAGKKVAFISVFDKQGLEPLARALSERYGYVILSTGGTKKFLDERNIPAIESSEITGFGELLGGRVKSLHPEIFAGILAESKDRQDKDTVPFAVDVVVVNLYPFEAERDRFAQEEDSQDPLHMLHFVDIGGSALIRAAAKNYPLVNVLGSPAQYEGFLAEMEQGNGSTSLSFRKKLAVEAFAQSSYYDGLVQRYLMSQLSKPEAQTALPDALTLPLSKITDLRYGENPHQQAALYGLAKRHVDFEYLHGKELSYNNILDMQAAWNIATEFNENPACVIVKHNNPCGVAISTRSVQDAFQRALDTDPLSAFGGVVAFNQPVTEAAAKLMKDIFLEVIIAPDFEPGAFELLSTKKNLRLVKRDLPELKVGQTDYKQVADDLFLVQTVDEKKAKLGNMGFQIATEQKPTDAQLEDMVFAWKIVKHVKSNAIVLAKDGKTVGIGGGQTSRIGALESALKLACDQAKDAVLASDGFLPHEDNIYAAAQARVGAIIQPGGSVKDPEVIKLANQYHIAMVTTGVREFRH comes from the coding sequence ATGAAACCCGAATTGCAACCCGTGTTTGCCGGTAAAAAAGTGGCCTTTATCAGCGTATTCGATAAACAGGGGCTGGAGCCGCTGGCTCGGGCGCTGAGCGAGCGTTACGGCTACGTTATTTTATCCACCGGAGGCACTAAAAAGTTTCTGGATGAGCGGAATATTCCGGCCATTGAAAGTTCTGAAATCACTGGCTTTGGGGAGCTATTGGGCGGTCGGGTGAAAAGCCTGCACCCGGAAATTTTCGCCGGTATTCTGGCGGAATCCAAAGACCGGCAAGATAAAGACACGGTTCCGTTTGCCGTGGACGTGGTGGTGGTCAATCTCTATCCTTTTGAGGCGGAGCGGGATCGTTTCGCCCAGGAGGAAGATTCGCAAGATCCCCTGCACATGCTGCACTTTGTGGATATTGGCGGCTCGGCCCTGATTCGGGCGGCGGCCAAGAATTATCCGCTGGTCAATGTGTTGGGCAGCCCTGCCCAGTACGAGGGCTTTTTGGCGGAAATGGAACAAGGCAACGGCAGCACCTCCCTGAGTTTCCGTAAAAAACTGGCCGTAGAGGCCTTTGCCCAGTCTTCTTACTACGATGGTCTGGTTCAGCGTTACCTGATGAGCCAGTTGAGCAAGCCGGAAGCGCAAACCGCCTTGCCGGACGCTCTGACTCTGCCGCTGTCCAAAATTACCGACCTTCGTTACGGGGAAAACCCCCATCAACAGGCGGCCTTGTACGGCTTGGCCAAACGCCACGTTGATTTTGAGTACCTGCATGGCAAAGAGCTTTCGTATAACAACATTCTGGACATGCAGGCGGCCTGGAATATCGCTACGGAATTCAACGAGAATCCGGCTTGTGTGATTGTGAAGCACAACAACCCTTGCGGGGTGGCCATTTCCACCCGCTCTGTGCAAGACGCTTTTCAGCGGGCTTTGGATACCGATCCGCTGAGCGCCTTTGGCGGGGTGGTGGCCTTTAATCAGCCGGTCACCGAGGCGGCGGCCAAGCTGATGAAAGATATTTTCCTGGAAGTGATCATCGCCCCTGATTTTGAACCCGGCGCCTTTGAGCTGTTATCCACCAAGAAAAACCTGCGGCTGGTCAAACGGGACTTGCCCGAGTTGAAAGTGGGCCAGACCGATTACAAACAGGTGGCAGACGATCTGTTTTTGGTGCAAACCGTGGACGAGAAAAAAGCCAAGCTGGGCAATATGGGCTTTCAAATCGCCACCGAGCAAAAACCGACCGATGCCCAGTTGGAAGACATGGTATTCGCCTGGAAAATCGTCAAACACGTCAAATCCAACGCCATTGTGTTGGCTAAGGACGGTAAAACGGTGGGCATCGGTGGCGGGCAAACCTCCCGCATCGGGGCCCTGGAAAGCGCCCTCAAGCTGGCCTGCGATCAGGCCAAGGATGCGGTGCTGGCCTCCGACGGGTTTTTACCGCACGAGGATAATATTTACGCCGCCGCTCAGGCCCGTGTGGGGGCTATTATTCAGCCCGGCGGCAGTGTGAAAGACCCGGAAGTGATCAAGCTGGCCAACCAGTACCACATCGCCATGGTTACTACCGGGGTTCGAGAATTTCGTCACTAG
- a CDS encoding PLP-dependent cysteine synthase family protein yields MSISSTPSAQHQPTHYAGVCNSITEAIGHTPMVRLNRVFSEFPETTVLAKVEFVNPNGSMKDRIALRMIERAEQEGRIKPGNTLVEPTSGNTGLGLAMVCAAKGYKLVITMPMKMSEEKRRLIRAFGAELILAPTELAHDHPDNYIEIAKRIARERPNTHMLNQYENPGNPEAHYLSTGPEIWEQTAGKLDYFVCGMGTGGTITGTSRYLKEKNPNIKVIGADPVGSIFSGGEAGQYLVEGIGYDFWPQVFDVKVVDEMFTITDKESFEEARRITREEGMLVGGSCGTVLASARKLLQRDKELLKGKTIVIMLHDNGRNYISKIYNDDWMKEQGLL; encoded by the coding sequence ATGTCCATTTCCAGCACCCCTTCCGCCCAGCACCAGCCCACCCACTACGCAGGCGTGTGCAATTCCATTACCGAGGCCATCGGGCACACCCCCATGGTACGCCTGAATCGGGTGTTCAGCGAGTTCCCGGAGACCACCGTGCTGGCCAAAGTGGAGTTTGTGAACCCCAATGGCTCCATGAAAGACCGTATTGCCTTGCGCATGATTGAACGGGCCGAGCAAGAAGGGCGCATTAAGCCCGGCAATACGCTGGTAGAACCCACCAGCGGCAACACCGGCCTGGGATTGGCCATGGTCTGCGCGGCCAAGGGCTACAAACTGGTCATTACAATGCCCATGAAGATGAGCGAAGAGAAACGCCGTCTGATTCGGGCCTTTGGCGCGGAACTGATTCTGGCCCCCACGGAACTGGCTCACGATCACCCGGATAACTACATTGAAATCGCCAAGCGCATCGCCCGGGAACGCCCCAACACCCACATGCTGAACCAGTATGAAAACCCCGGTAACCCGGAAGCGCATTACCTAAGTACCGGCCCGGAAATCTGGGAGCAAACCGCGGGCAAGCTGGATTACTTTGTGTGCGGCATGGGCACCGGCGGCACCATTACCGGCACTTCTCGCTATTTAAAAGAGAAAAACCCCAATATTAAAGTCATCGGGGCCGATCCGGTAGGCTCCATCTTCTCCGGCGGAGAAGCCGGCCAGTATCTGGTAGAAGGCATCGGCTACGACTTCTGGCCCCAGGTGTTTGACGTGAAAGTGGTGGATGAGATGTTCACCATTACCGACAAGGAGTCCTTTGAAGAGGCCCGGCGCATCACCCGGGAAGAGGGCATGCTGGTGGGCGGCTCCTGCGGTACGGTGCTAGCCAGCGCCCGTAAGCTCTTGCAACGCGATAAAGAGCTGCTGAAGGGCAAGACCATCGTCATTATGCTGCACGACAACGGGCGCAACTACATTTCCAAAATCTACAACGATGACTGGATGAAAGAACAGGGCCTGCTGTAG
- a CDS encoding cystathionine gamma-synthase, translating to MQFKTIAIHSHQHPDPVTGAVINPIYQTSTFAQEDAGVHKGWDYSRCGNPTVDTLAGVLADLEGGQHGYCFASGVGALVTMCNALFMPGDHLLIGDDVYGGTFRYTTKVLAKYGVDIEFIDMTDPQNVAKAIKPNTKMVYMETPTNPLLKLVDIAAINQIAKQHNILTCVDNTFASPYLQRPIELGVDIVLHSTTKYIGGHSDVIGGALVLKDDSLNDAIRFHRNTIGANPDPFNSWLTLRGLKTLGLRMDAHCASALELARYLEQHEAVEAVFYPGLPSHPQHALAQKQMKAGGGMISIRVKGGEAEARKLLKSVKVFTLAESLGGVESLIEHPALMTHLSVDPKVRQALGITDNLIRLSVGIEDVADLKADLEQALNALSQKAAAAV from the coding sequence ATGCAGTTCAAAACCATCGCCATTCACAGCCACCAACATCCCGATCCCGTCACCGGGGCGGTCATCAACCCCATCTACCAAACCTCCACCTTCGCCCAGGAAGACGCTGGGGTGCATAAGGGCTGGGATTACTCCCGCTGCGGCAACCCTACTGTAGACACCCTGGCCGGTGTTCTGGCGGATTTGGAAGGCGGCCAGCACGGCTACTGCTTTGCCAGTGGCGTGGGGGCCTTGGTCACCATGTGCAACGCCCTGTTTATGCCCGGCGATCACCTGCTAATTGGGGATGACGTTTACGGCGGCACCTTCCGCTACACCACCAAAGTATTGGCCAAATACGGTGTGGACATTGAATTTATTGATATGACCGATCCGCAAAACGTAGCAAAGGCTATTAAACCCAACACCAAAATGGTGTACATGGAAACCCCCACCAACCCGCTGTTAAAGCTGGTGGACATTGCGGCCATTAACCAAATCGCCAAACAGCACAACATTTTAACCTGCGTGGACAACACCTTTGCCAGCCCCTACCTGCAACGGCCCATCGAACTGGGCGTGGACATCGTGCTGCACAGCACCACCAAGTATATTGGCGGGCACAGCGATGTCATCGGTGGGGCCTTGGTGTTGAAGGATGACAGCCTGAATGATGCCATCCGCTTTCACCGAAACACCATTGGGGCCAACCCCGATCCGTTCAACTCATGGCTGACCCTGCGGGGCCTGAAAACCCTGGGCTTGCGCATGGACGCCCATTGCGCCAGCGCCCTGGAGCTGGCCCGGTATCTGGAACAGCACGAAGCCGTGGAAGCGGTGTTCTACCCCGGCTTGCCTTCCCACCCGCAACACGCCCTGGCCCAAAAGCAAATGAAAGCGGGCGGTGGCATGATTTCCATTCGGGTGAAAGGCGGTGAAGCGGAAGCCCGCAAGCTGCTGAAAAGCGTGAAAGTGTTCACCCTGGCGGAAAGTCTGGGCGGCGTGGAATCCTTGATTGAGCATCCCGCCCTGATGACCCACCTGTCCGTGGATCCCAAGGTACGTCAGGCATTGGGCATTACCGACAACCTGATTCGACTGTCGGTGGGCATTGAGGACGTGGCCGATCTCAAAGCGGATTTGGAGCAGGCCCTGAACGCCCTTTCTCAAAAAGCGGCCGCCGCAGTATAA
- a CDS encoding shikimate dehydrogenase family protein: MSFLKLGIIGYPLTHSLSPLLHAELMRGLGLAGEYAKYELPPEQLVTRLRELEQQGLRGLNVTIPHKVAVMQEMDWLSPQAELAGAVNTIVFETQADNGGIKRRGHNTDIAGFMRSLPPQVREALPHSHLLILGAGGSARAVMTGLIEARTQAITFAVRNPAKALSITSDGQLIKTTLNSPTRLNLVALETVDDLSGFAGLINTTPVGMYPQIETCPLRPALLDSLPESGWVYDLIYRPLETQLLQQASQRNRLSLNGLDMLIYQGICAFELWSGRPVPDPLVNAVRHSLQQQLEASPSP; encoded by the coding sequence ATGAGCTTTTTGAAACTGGGGATTATTGGCTACCCCCTCACTCACAGCCTCTCTCCGCTGCTGCATGCGGAACTCATGCGGGGCTTGGGGCTGGCGGGCGAGTACGCCAAATACGAGCTGCCGCCCGAGCAACTGGTGACCCGACTGCGGGAACTGGAGCAACAAGGTCTGCGGGGCCTGAATGTGACCATTCCCCACAAAGTGGCTGTGATGCAGGAAATGGACTGGCTCAGTCCGCAGGCGGAACTGGCCGGGGCGGTCAATACCATTGTATTTGAAACGCAGGCGGATAACGGCGGCATCAAGCGCAGGGGACACAACACCGATATCGCAGGCTTTATGCGCAGCCTACCCCCTCAGGTGCGGGAAGCGCTTCCCCACAGTCACCTGCTCATTCTGGGGGCCGGGGGGTCCGCCCGAGCGGTGATGACCGGCCTGATTGAAGCCCGCACACAAGCCATTACCTTTGCCGTGCGCAATCCGGCCAAAGCCCTATCCATTACCAGCGATGGCCAACTCATCAAAACAACGCTGAACAGTCCCACCCGACTCAATCTGGTGGCCCTGGAGACGGTCGATGATTTATCGGGCTTTGCCGGACTGATTAATACCACCCCGGTGGGTATGTACCCCCAGATTGAGACTTGCCCCCTCCGCCCGGCCTTGCTGGATAGCCTGCCCGAAAGCGGCTGGGTCTACGATTTGATTTATCGCCCCTTGGAAACCCAACTGCTGCAACAGGCCAGCCAGCGAAACCGCTTGAGTCTCAATGGGCTGGACATGCTGATTTATCAGGGTATCTGCGCCTTTGAGCTGTGGAGTGGCCGCCCAGTGCCTGACCCCTTGGTGAACGCCGTGCGTCACAGCTTGCAACAGCAGTTGGAGGCATCCCCTTCCCCTTAG